TTATCAGGACAAGCCGGTCCCGCGCGAGGTGCTCGATCGCATCGCCGGCGCCGCGCACGCCGCGCCCACCGGCAGCGGCAGCCTCTCCACCGCGGTCATCATCATCGACCGGGAAGCAACGATGAAAAAAATGATGAAGAGCGTCTACCAGATGTACGGGATGCTCGATCGGGTGGTGCAAAATCCCCTGGCGCGCCAGTTCATTCGCTTCAAGGAAAGCACGGCGACGCTGGAGGTCATGCGCAATTTCGCCATGCCGGGCGTACGCTGGTATCGGAAGTGGTATCTCGAAGGGAAAGGCGATGAAATTCGCCGCGACTGCCCGGCCATGCTGCTCTTCCACGGCCCGCGCTTCGAACCGGGGGTCGTCGAAAACTGCACGATCGCCGCGCTGCATTCCATTTTCATGGCCGAAGTGCTGGGCGTCGGCTCCTGCTTCAATTCGCTGCTGCCGCCGATCTGCAGTCGCAGCGCCACGGTGCGAAAAATTTTGAAGCTCGAAAAGGATCGCGACGTTCACGTCTGCGTCACGCTGGGATATCCGAAATTCCCCTTCCGCCGTGTGATCCCGCGCCGGTTGGCCGAGGTTCGCTATCTGGATTAGACCGTCGCCGATCAACCAGCGTCCGTCACCGCGCAATTCCCGGCGAGATTGGGCCTTTCGCTTGACAAAAAACGGCGATCCTCGTAAATCGATCCATGGTATTTTTAAAATAATAACCGAGGGCCGATGAAAGCCGACACGATCATCGTATTTGTGCTCAGCGCTTTTTCCCTGTCATTCTGTTTCTTCGGCCTGGCCTGCGACGATTCCTCGTCATCCGACGATGATGATTCGTCGACCGAGCCGACGCCGGCCGGCGACGACGATGCCTCCCCGGTCGACGACGACAACGACGATTCCTCCCCGCCGGATGCCGCGGTTTTTCGCGCCGGATTCGCCCAGGTGGACATCACCCCGAAGGTTTCCACGCCGTTGGCGGGGTTCGGCATGGAGTTTTTCTCCGCCGACAACCTGCGCTGGTCGACCGGCACGCACGATCCGCTCTACGCGCAAGCGGCGGCGTTCGAGGACGCCGACGGCCAGGCCCTGATCCTGATCGCGACGGATCTGGTCGGCCTGATCGCCAACGAGGTGAAACAAATCCAGGCCGGCCTGGCGACGGAACTGGCGATCGAGCCGGAACGGGTGATCGTCGCCGCGACGCACAACCATCACGGCCCGGACACCATCGGCCTGTGGGGAGTCATCCTGCCGCCGATCTCCGGGCGGAACGAGGACGTGATGACGATGATCGTGAAAAAGTCGATCGCCGCCGGCGTCCGGGCCTGGGAAGCGCGCGAGCCGGCCGCGCTGACGGTCGCGGCGGGCGACGAGCCCCGGATGCATTTCAACAAGCATGAGCGCGGCGATCCGCAGGCGCTGATCGACAATACCTTGAGCGTGCTGTTTGCCTGGAACGAAGAGGGCGAGATGCTCGGCTCGCTGATGAACTGGCCGTGCCACGTCACCGAGATGATTCCCGAGAACACTCTGTATTCGGCGGATTTCGCCGGGGCTTATTACCAGGCGATGCAGGAAGGCGCCGGCGGCATCCACCTGTTTTTCAACGGCGCGCTGGGCGGCAACATCCAACCTCTGTCGCTGGACGACCCCTGGCACGATTGGGTTTTCAACGATCGCGATTGGCACGACGTCGAGGCGATGGGCGATCAATTGGCGGCAGATGTCTTCACCTTGGCGGAGCGGGCGTCGCCGGTTTCCGATCCGCGTATTCAAATCCTGGCGGCGACGGAATACGAAGTCGCCAACGAGAATATCCTCTTCTGGCTGGCGTCGGATGTCGGGCTGACCCCGCGCGACATTCCGCCACCCGGCGGCGTTTCCAAATCGACGGTCACGATCGTCTCCATCGGCAAGGTGATGCTGGGCACGCTGCCGGGCGAATGGGCGCCGGATTACGCGTTCGAGCTGCGCGAGTTGATGGGTGGCCGGGCGCAATTTCTCATCGGCCTGGGCAATGACTGGATCGGTTACGCGCTGACCGAACGCGAGTACGACAATTTCACCTACCTGTACGACCGCTCGCTTGCCCCGAGCCGCGAAACGGGCGAGGAATTGCTGGCCGTCTACCGCGCCGTGTTCGCGCGCTGACACTTCCTTTATACCTGGGTTAACAACCGAAATAGCGGAGATAGGAAGTCAGGTGAAAAGCCCTTTGGCTGCCTCCTCTTAACCGCAGCCCTGAAGAGACTCTTGGCCGTCTCGAAGGGTGCGATTCATTTCGGGGTGCCATGGTCTTCGATCCATCCGGATCGATGGCCATGCCGAGCGGATTTGGGAGCAATTCAGAGGACATTACTTATCTCCCTCCGCTTTTCGCTTTTCGGATTTCCGTTGGATTTAGGGGGACAGTATCTACAAATTGGAATTTCTGGAGCATTATTTTACTCCATCCTTTAACTACCGTCAAAA
The sequence above is a segment of the Myxococcales bacterium genome. Coding sequences within it:
- a CDS encoding 4Fe-4S dicluster domain-containing protein: MIRIDEKICRACGICGIVCPRHIPETTESNGKKRTAVSPERAALCMDCGHCAAVCPVAAIDVDGLAVRDFAPLQTLDLDADRLLTLFRQRRSVRRYQDKPVPREVLDRIAGAAHAAPTGSGSLSTAVIIIDREATMKKMMKSVYQMYGMLDRVVQNPLARQFIRFKESTATLEVMRNFAMPGVRWYRKWYLEGKGDEIRRDCPAMLLFHGPRFEPGVVENCTIAALHSIFMAEVLGVGSCFNSLLPPICSRSATVRKILKLEKDRDVHVCVTLGYPKFPFRRVIPRRLAEVRYLD